In Blastocatellia bacterium, the DNA window AGGTTCACGTGACGTTCGGTCAGGGGATTGATCGGGCGGTGGCGGCGCTCGGACGGCGGGCGGTCTTCATCGCCAGCGGACATCTCAGCCACCGTGTGAGCGAGATGTCACCGGCAGGATTCGATCCTCGCGCGCGTCAGTTCGACGAACGCATCGTTGAGGCACTGCGTTCCGGGGAATTCGTGGCCATCTGCCAGATCGAAAATGATCTGCGCATTCGCGCCAGCGAATGTGGCTATCGTCCGTTGCTCGTGGCTCTGGGAGCGGTGGGGCTGCGAGGGATCAATCATGAGGTGCTCTGCTACGAGTCCCCCTTTGGAGTCGGATACCTCGTCGCCGTTCTCGCCGATCTTACGGCTGGAGAACGGCATTCTGAGACGCCACCCGTCTCCACCGCGGCAGAGCGGGCTGCATCGTCGCTGGACGATCAACTTTGACGAGACCATAAGCGGCTGAGGTGCTCTTGACAGATCCCGTCCGAGCGAGTAGACGTTTGGCCATGATGATGAAGGGATCATTCGGACGGATTGTCGGTGCTACGCTGATGGTTCTCTCGATGGGCCTGACGGCGGCTCCGTCGGGCGCTGGTAGTCAGCACCCCATGGAGGTTCCCCCCGACGAGTCGGAGATCGGAGACCTCGACACCAACGATAACGGGGCCATCGTCTTCATTGCGCCCGAAGGAATCTATCGCCATCCGGGCAGTGGGAAGCCCCGATTGATTATTCGCGTGGGAGATAAGATCGGCGCCCGCCGGGGGACATTCAAACGGTTTCATCGCGTCGTGCTCAGCAATGGGGGACGATTGGTTTTCACCGCTGATATCGAGGACGGCGATGGCGAGAGTGGATTGTTTACTTTCCGCGAAGGTGAAGGTGTGCGCCCTCTCGTTCTGCAGGGGTTCTTTCTCGCTGAAATCAATGGCCGGATAGCGGGATTTGGCAAGATTGGCTTCGTGAGTCCTTTTGCCGTTTTCCATGCCACGGTCGAGGGGAGCGAAAGAGGCCGCTCAGGTCTGTTCTATGTTCATGTCGGGACGGGAGTCGTCCGCGTCCTCGTTTTCGAGGGGCAGAATGTCGGCGGCGGAGAGGGGGTCTTTGCTTCCTTTGGGGACTTCGTGGTGAATTCCTTCTCTCCGTTGTCGGTGGTTGTCACTTTTCAAGCCGGCATTCGTGACGGTCGCCATCAGCAGGGCATTTTTGCTATGAGCTTGCTGCCGGTACTGTCGGAATTTGCCCGGATCATTATTCTCGATGGGCAGGACGCTCCGGGACGGCGAACGGGCCGGTTCACCGAGTTTGTATCGCTGGCACGCTCGCCGAACGAACTGGTCTTCGCGGCCAAGCTCGACGGCGGCGATGTCGGATGGGGAATCTTCCAGATGCTTTTCCCCGGTCTTCTGCCTGGCGTTGACATCAAGGCGCTGGCTGGCGGCTCAGCGCCGTTAGGGGGCGAGTTCAGCGAGTTCGGCGAACTCTCGATCAATAACAACGAGCTGCTGGTTTTTCGCGCCCGCTTGACCGGAGGAGATTCTCCAGAAGGGCTTTACTCGGTCACGCTCGGTCCCGTCTTGACGATTATTCTCCCGGTGGCGCGCGTCGGGCAGACCGTACCGGGAACCAGGGGAGGTCGAATCGCCAGCATCGGCGATTTTGTCCTCAACAATGATACTCAAACGATTTTTCAAGCCCGCCTGGTGGGGTCGGATCAGATCAGAGAGGGGATCTTTCTCGGTCAGGCCAAGCGGCTTTTCACTATCGGCATCAGCCGGTAATCGAGACAGTGAGGTGCGCCACCTCTGATGGCTGATTGGCAATACTCATGGTCTCACGGTTGGGACACTCAGAAAGGTGATGGCGCGGGTGGGCCGGGCGTGGGCTTCGGCAACCACCGATTGATCTGCCCTCGGTCTGCGGGCAAACGATTTTTCCCCTCTCGTCTGTACGAAAGCTGTGAGGGTGTGGTTTAATATCCACTCCTATGGTGGGACAACTTCAGCAGCGAAGGAGGGAGCCGGTGAGACGACGGGCTACTCGAACTGCCTGCGTGCTGATTCTTTTTCTGATCGGCACGCTCCCGCTGTCATCTCGAGGAAGCAGCACGGATGAACAAACCGTGTTGAAGGATTTCGCCGAGGCTCTGGCCATTGTTGACGAGCACTATGTTGACAAGATCGAGTACGATTCTCTGGTGAAATCAGCAATCCAGGGAATGCTTCATACGCTTGATCCTCACTCGAATTTCTTCGACAAGCGGGAGTACGCTCGGTTTCGCATTGAGCAGACGAGCCAGTATTACGGTATCGGGGCGACGATCGGACCGCGCAACGGGAAGGTTTACATCCTGGCTCCCTTCGAGAATACGCCGGCCCACCGGGCGGGACTTTGTTATGGAGATCAAATTGTCGCCATTAACGGGGAATCAACCGAGGGCTGGCCGTCCTCTCAGGTGTCGGAACGACTACGGGGGCCGCGAGGAACGACCGTCGAGGTGCAAATCTTGCGGGCCGGGGAGACGCGACCCCGCACTATTCGGCTCGTGCGGGACGCGGTGCCGCTTCCCACAATCGAGAATGCCTATCCGATTCGACCCGGTGTCGGCTATATCTCGCTGCTCCGAGGGTTCAATACCACCACCGACGATGAGCTGCAACAGGCTCTCACGATGCTGGAATCCAAAGGGGTCACCCAGTTGATTCTCGATCTCCGGCGCAATCCGGGGGGCTTTCTCGAACAGGCCATTCGCGTCGCGGACCGGTTCCTCTACGCCGGTCAGCTCATCGTGACGCAAAAAAGCCGACTGGGACGCCGCAATGCCGAGCGCCCCTACTATGCTCAGAACACCAATCCCAATTTGATGCCCCTTGTCATACTGGTGAACCAGGCGACGGCTTCGGCTTCGGAGATCGTGACGGCAGCCATTCAGGAACACGATCGTGGCCTGGTCGTCGGCGAACCTACATTCGGAAAGGCGTTGGTGCAAACGATCCTGCCGTTGCCTTTCGGGACGGGCCTGACTCTGAGCACGGCGAAATACCTCACGCCGAGCGGGCGGTTCATCCAGCGCAGCTACTCGAACGAGAGCTACTACAGCTACTATGCTCTTCATCGGGGTAATGACGCGTCGAGTCAACCCCGAATGCCAACGGGACCAGCCTATCGCACTGATGCCGGGCGTGAGGTCTATGGCGGAGGGGGTGTCACGCCGGATATCATTGTTCCGTCTACCGTGTTAACGCGCGAGCAGTCGGAGATGATCGGTGCGATTTTTGCCTTCACGCGCGAGCTGGTTTCCGGGACGCTCCGAGGTTTCGAGCGGTATCGCGTCCAGGGGATCACGTTCAATCATGTCCTCGGGCCGGAGGAATATCGTGTCACGGATGATGTCCTGGCGGCCTTCAAGCAGTATGTGCTCGAGCACAAGGAGGAATTCCGCCTCCCGGCCAGAGTCATTGATCAGAATCGAGAATTCTTGCGCACCTACATTCGCTATGAGATCGTGACGGCAGCCTACGGTCTGGCCACAGCCGCCCAGGTTCTCAACGAAACGGATCTCCAAGTCCTCAAGGCGCTCGAGGCCCTTCCGAAGGCAGCGGAAATGGCCGCCAGTTATAAGCAGCGCATCGGGAAAAAAGCCGAACAGAAATCGGCGGCCTCAAGGCGGGTGATCGTGCCGATCGTCGTGCAGGGGAATTATCCTTTTTGGTCCGTCGGACGGGACATCCCCGCCTGACGCTCGCACTTTTTGAAGCTACGACTATCCGATTCGGAAGCGAACGGTATCCCCCTCAGCACACGGGATGGAGGATTCACTGTCGGGAGGTGACTCACAGAAACGATAATTGACCGATTCAGCCCCGTCATCGGCCTTACGAATTCGCTGATCGAAGAGAGTCCCATTGTTCGCCGACTCTCCGCATGCCCGTTGCTCAGCAGGGACATTGGCTCCCCCCTGATGTGCCCTTCCTTCCGCGTTTTCCCGGCAAAGGACCGTGAGGGGCTCGCTTGACAAGTGCGCGGGCTTGCTCTAAGGTGATCACGGTTTTTTGAGATCGCATCAGTGTGGGGAAGCAATGGCAGCGGGTTCCATCGGTCGGGAACCGGTGACGGTGTTGGTGGTCGAGGATAGTCCGGCTGATGCGCGGCAGATTACGGCTCTGCTCGGGGAGATCGCTGCGCTTGTCGTCCAATCGGCGGATCGGCTCGCATCGGCTCTTGAACGATTGAGCGCCGGGGGCATTGACCTCGTGATACTGGATCTGTCGCTTCCCGACAGTCAGGGCCTGGAGACATTCTTCTCCGTGCGCGCTCAGGCTCCGACGGTGCCGGTGATCATTCTCGCCGATTTTGAAACCGAGGTGCTCGCTGTCGAGGCATTGCGCAAAGGCGCTCAGGGCTATTTGCTCAAAGCTCATCTGACACGGACCATTGTGGAGCGAGCCGTCCGGTATGCCCTGGAGAATCCCCCGACTGTTGTGGATCAATCCCGCCCCACCGCCGCTTTGAAAGCGGCTGAATCGCGCTATCATAGCGTGCTTCAGCACAGCCCCTACGGATTTCTCATCCTCGACAGTCGAGGGGCCGTTCGGTACGTTAACCCCGTCGCTCGCGAGTTGCTTCGGGATAGCCTGCGAGCTTTTGTGGAAAAGATGACGAGCTTTCCCCTGGCGGAGGGGCGATGGGAGAGCTTTCCCGTAACCGATGTCGAAGGGACAATTGTTCATCTCAGCGCCCGTGTCTTTCGTACCGCCTGGGAGCGCGAGAGTGCTTTCCTCATCCTGATCCACGAGACTTTTCACGGCGGCCCGGTCATCGCACCGTCTCCTTCCGCTGACGAGTCCGCCGCGATAGCTGAACCAGCCCCTCTGGAGAACTCCGGGCGAGCCGAGGAGTTTCAGGAACCGCCCAAAGCCGCTGCTGCAGCGGCCGGAGTAGCGATCGAAAAGGAGCCTGAGAAGCAACAACAACGCGAGCTATCGCCGGAGCTCTCACCGGCACATACATCGCGTCATGTCGTCCTCATCGTCGAGAGCGATCACCAATTGGCCGACCGCTTGCGGACGCTCGTGCAGGCTATCGGCGGTGAGACTCTCGACATCCTCCATGAGACTCATCTGGGGCCGAGTCTCACGCGGGTGACCAGCGGCCCCGTTGACGTGGCTTTGCTCGACCTCGTCCTCCCCGATAGTCAAGGGCTGGCTACGTTTCTGCGGTGGCGGGCCCTGGCGGCGCATATTCCCACCATCGTCCTGGTGACCCATGAGAACGAATTGTTAGGTGTCCAGACCGTTGAGGAAGGGGCGCATGACTACCAGGTGGTCGAATACCTCGATGGCGTTCAGCTCGCACGAGTGCTCGCTCAGGCACTCGGACAGAGCGAGGCGGCTGAGTGGCAACAGCGCGCTCGCGCCTGGATGGAGGCGGAGACCCGACCGGTGCCCGTTACCTCACCGCCGCCGGTGATCTCTCATGTCGGTGAGACCGCTCCCGTAGAGGAATCTGCAGCTGAGCCGGAGAGAACTGTCCAGGTTGCAGCAGATCAACGTCCCTCGTCCGTTCCCGCGGGCCGGGAGCCTCTACAGCCCGTTGGAAGCGCCGAGGGCGGAGATCTCCAGATGCTCCAGCAGCAACTCGATGCGATGAAAGCTCGCGCGGCGACCCTGGAACAGGTACTGGCCGGGTTGATGATCATGATGACGCAGGCCGTTGGAGCCCGCGCCACCCCTTCTGAGGAAAAACCCACGGCCCTCTCTCCGACCGCGGAAGAAATCGGCATCCCTGCAGCGGAGAGCCCGTGGCGTCTCGACGATGAGTTTCTCGTCAATATCTCTCACGAATTGCGAGCGGCCCTCTCCCTGATCCGTGGATTCGTTGATCTCATCAGCCGGGGGAAGGTAAAGAACCAGGCGGTGCAGCTTGAATTTCTCTCATCCGTTGCGACGCAGGTTGACCGGTTGACATCGCTTGTGGATCATCTGCTTGATCTCTCGCACATCGAGGCCGGGCGGTTGGTTCTCGAATGGCAGGATGTTGACCTTCACGCCGTGGTCACGGAGACAATTCAATCGCTGCTGACTCAAGCGCAGCAGAAGGAGATCTCCCTGACCCACGATGTGCCGGAAGGAGCATTTATCGTTCGAGGCGACCGACGCCGGCTCCATCAAGTCCTCGGGCATATCGTAGGGAATGCCATTAAATTCTCCGATCCGGGCCGCCCGGTTTACATTACAGCCGAGCAAAATGATGACTGGGTAACGGTCAAAGTCGCGGATCAGGGGCCGGGCATCGCTCCTGATGTCCTGCCGCGGGTGTTTGATAAGTTCTACCGAGCGAGCGTCCCCGGCAGGAGTGAAGAGAGCGGCAACGGGCTGGGACTCTACCTCGCACGGCGTTTGGTGGAAGCGCACGGGGGGAAAATTGCGGTCGAAACTGAACTGGGGAAGGGAAGCGTCTTCTCGGTGGCACTCCCATTGCCGTCAGGGCAACAGCGCCCATCGGTTGCCCACGATGACGAGCGCGCCCGGCCTGCCCCGATACACGAGGGGCCCGATACGTCGCGCCCTTCGATGGAGCCGGAGCAAACAACACTCTCTGAAGCGGGAGAGGTGATCCCGGTAGGGGTGTCCGGAAGTCATAATCACGCGATTTCCTCGGCAGAGGAGCCTTCCCAAGACCCGACCACGACATTGCCGCAGGCCAATCCCCGGACAAACGATGATTCCCGGCTGTCGGTGGATTCATGGACAATTGTCTGGTTGACCGCCGGTGGCTGCGACGGCTGTACGCTCGCCCTGCTAGGCGCGAGTGAGCCCAGCCTGGAAGACCTCCTGCTTGGTGCCGTTCCCAATCTTCCCGCTGTTCACCTGATCCATCCTGCGCTCGTCGTTCCCTCAGAGGATGCACTGGACACAGGAGAAAATTACGCGGCTCTTTTGAAGGAAGTAGCAGGCGGTGTCAGACCGTTCATCCTGATCGTCGAAGGATCGGTGTTTGACGAAGCCCGAGCCAACGGCGGCTATTTTTCTCGTCTGGGGGAGATGGAGAGAGCGACGATCAGCGATTGGATCGAACAGTTGGCGCCGAGGGCGCATGCGGTCGTCGCCGTTGGAAGCTGCGCCAGTTGGGGAGGTGTTTTTGGAGCCAATGGCTCGCCCACTGGCGCCATCGGTTTAGAAGCGCTCCTTGGGCGCGATTTCGTGAGTCGGTCGGGGTTACCCATCATCAATATCCCCGGGTGTGCTCCATCCGGCGAGACGGTGATCGAAACGCTCATCTGCCTGCTGCTCCATCTGGCGGGACTCGTTCCTCTGGAACTTGATGATGAACATCGTCCGCGCTGGTTATACCATCAAGTGGCATCGGTGACGGCTCCTCGCCTGGCGTGGAATTCGGAGGAGATCGGGGACGGTTCCTCCCGTCCCGATATTACGGTCGGCTGTCCCGTTCCCCATCAGGGATGGATGCGCGGACTCGGCGGATGCGCGTCGGTTGGCGGAGCCTGTATCGGATGCACCGCCCGGCACTTTGCCGACCATTTTCTTCCCCTGGTGAGATTCGCTCAGCGGGCCCATTCCTCCGTGGCCTCGTGACGCGCGATAGCTCAAATGAGTGGCGCGATGAAAAGAGAAGCAAACGGCGCGATAGAATTCGTCTGGTCACCCGTCAGTCGTGTGGCGGGTCCCCTGGTCGTGCGCTGTCGGGTTGATCCCAGTCGCCGTCGCGTCGTGGAGGCCTCGGCCGAAGCTCCGATGTTTCGCGGTGTGGAGCTGATTTTGGAGGGGAGGGCGGCGGAAGACAGCGTACACCTGGCCAGTCGCGTCTGCGGCGTCTGCGGAAGCGCTCATACGCTGGCGTCGGCGATGGCGCTGGAGATGGCTTGTGGGGTACCCGCACCGCCGCTGGCTGTGCTGGCACGTAATCTCGGCTTGGGAGCCGAGATGATCTCCGAGTATGCGCTTCATCTGTTCGCGCTCGCGGGGCCGGATTACTCGGAAAGTGTCATCCGGCGAACGACACCTTCGTTGTGGCAACGGGCGGAGAAAGCTGACGCTCCTCATGCCGAGTGGCATGGCTTGTATCGCATGGCCGATATTTTCCGGGAGCTGGAACCGCTCAAGGGAGCGCTTTACCGCGACGCCTTGCAGATGTCGCGGGCGGCGCGGGAAGCTGCCGTTCTCATCTTCGGGAAAAATCCTCATCCCTCGACGATCTTCCCGGCGGGTCTGGGAGTGGATGCCGGTCCCGCGCTGTTCAATCACGTCTTCGGACGCATGATGCGGCTCATTGACTATGCCAAGAAAGTCGTGGCCGTATGGGATGATGTGGCGGACTTTTTCCTCCGCGAGCACCCCGACTACGGAGCGGTCGGCGAGCGACCGGTGAATCTTCTGTCGCTGGGGCTCTGGGACGATCCTGAGGCTTATGATGCCAAGATGGGTCATTCGGCGGAATGGGGCGAGAGGCGATTGATGACGCCGGGTGTGGTTCTGGACGGACGGCTGCGCACCACGCGGCTGCCGGCCATCAATCTGGAGATCGAAGAGTTCGTTGACCACTCATACTACCGACCGTGGACCGGGAGTCGCTTTCGCTGCGATCCGCAGGGCGTGCCTTTGTCACCGGCTCATCCCTGGAATAAGAAAACCATTCCGGCTCCATCCGTGCGGCAGTGGCAGCACAAATACAGTTGGTGCACATCTCCCCGGTGGAATCGGGTGGCGATGGAAGGTGGACCCGTGGCCCGGTTGTGGATCACGGCGCTGGCGGGCAAAGTGGCCAACGAATATATCCATTCATCCGGCGGAAGCGTACAGATTGACATGCCGCGCGGCCACCTGCCGGCAGTCACGCTCACTTGGCGGATCCCTCGGCGCCTCAACGCCCTGGAGCGGCTGCGTGCGCGAGCCTATCATATCGCCTACGCCGCAATGGCTGCTTACGCCGCCCTCGTCAGAGCCTTCGACGCTGTTCGGCATGGTCGGAACGTCCTCGCACAGCCCTACACAATTCCACCGGAGGCTCTCAGCGTGGGGTTCGCCGAGGCGGGTCGGGGGCCTCTGCTTCACTATCTGGAGATCATCGGCGGAAAGATCGCGACCTACCAGATCCTCACGGCATCAACCTGGATCGTCTCACCGCGCGATTTGTGGGCAACGGCGGGGCCTCTCGAAGAGGCCCTGATGCACACTCCTCTTGTTGAAGAGACCGAACGGAACGACGCTTTGACGGGGATTGATCTGTTGCGGACGATACGAAGTTTTGATCCTTGTTTATCCTGTGCCGTGCATTAAGAAGGAGCTCGGTGAAAGGGGTGACATCGCCGGAGAGACGGTTCCGGCTGGAACGAGAGCAAAAAGTTCGTGCGACAGTGACTCATGGATGAACCGACGACCAAAGATCTGAAGATTTCTGTGCCGCCGGGCGGACGGAAAGGGACGCGGCCCGATATGTTCGCTAATCTTCAGGCGGCCTACGCCGAGCTGACGGAGACTCAAGTCGAGCTGGAACGGCGTGCCGCGGAGATCAACGAGATGCGCGATCTCTTCGAGCGCGTCATCGAGTCCATGAGCGAAGCCCTGTTTTTGCTCGATAGCAGTGGTCGCATTGTGCGGGTCAATCGGGCAGCGGGCCGCTTGCTGGGAATGGATCCGGAGGAGCTAACCGGCAAACCCTTTGCCGATGTGTGCGGGACGACCGATGTGCCGACAACCCCGAAGGAATTGCTGGACCGCGCGCCCGGGGGAACGCTCACGCACTATGAGACGACCATCCGCAGCCTGACCGGACAGGCGATCCCCGTTAACCTCTCCTGCGTGCTGTCCCGCGACCGACGCGGCAAAATCACCGGCGTGCTCATCAATGCCCGCGACATCAGCGAGATCTACCAGGCTCAACAGGCCGAGCGCGAACTGATGCGCCTCAAAGAGGAATTCGTCGCCAGTATCTCGCATGAGCTGCGTACCCCTCTGGCCTCCATCAAGGGATTCGCTGAGCTGCTCCGCAAGGGGAAAGCGGACGATCCCGCCCTCCAGCAGGAATTTCTCACCCGAATGATCCACGAAGTGGACCGACTGATGGCCCTCGTCAATGATCTGCTCGATATGTCGCGGATGGAATCGGGACGGCTGGAGCTGACTCTCGTGGAGGTTGACCTGGCCGACGTCATCACCGAAACGTTCAAGACGCTGGGCACGCTGGCCGAGCAAAAGGGAATCACCCTGCGCTCGACACTGCCCGACCAACCTCTCGTCGTCCGCGCTGATCGGCTCCGATTGGAACAGGTCCTCATCAACCTCGTGGGAAATGCCATCAAATTTACTGACGGGCCGAAGCCCGTCCTGGTCACCGCCGAGTCCGAGACGGATCGCGTGGTGGTCAAAGTCATTGATCAGGGGCCGGGAATTCCCGAGGAGGAAATTCCTCGCCTGTTTGACAAGTTCTATCAGGTGACCAGTTCGGCCAAACGGGCAGCCAAAGGAACGGGCCTGGGCCTCTATATCTCCCGCCTCATCGTCGAGGCCCATGGGGGGCATATCGGTGTGATCACTGAATTGGGGAAGGGGAGTACGTTTTATTTCACCCTCCCCCGACGGTGAGAGGAGAAGCTACGCGCGCAATGATCCGTGCGAGCAGAAGGAAATGCCAACCGAACGGGTGCACAGCAGAAGGCCGATCGCCGGACCCGGCCATTGCGCGATCCGGTGACGGTTTCCTGAGCGGAAAGAGAGGAGATAAAGATGCGTGCCAAAATTCTCGTTGTGGATGACGAACCGAGTTTGCTGCGATTGACCGGCTACTCGCTGCAGATCGAGGGCTATGAGGTCATCACTGCACAAACGGCCGGAGAAGCCCTATCCAAGGTCCGCAGCGAACGTCCTGACCTGATTGTTTTGGATGTGATGCTCCCGGATATGAGCGGGCTCGAAGCCTGTCGGCTGTTGCGGGCGGATGCGGAGACCGCGGACCTGCCGATCATTATGCTCAGCGCTCGTGCCCAGGTGACCGATCGCGTGCGGGGACTCAAAGCTGGAGCCGATGAATATCTGACCAAGCCTTTCGATAGCGAAGAACTTATCGCTCGAATCGAGACATTGCTCGAGCGGACCCGGCGATTCCGCCGCGCTCCCGCGCCTCAGCAGGGCCGGGTCATTGGCTTCATGGGAGCCAAAGGAGGCGTGGGAACGACCACGGTCGCGCTCCAGGTGGCCCTCGCCCTTGCCGCGGCCAAGAAGCGAACCATCGCCGTCGAGTGGGCGAGTTACGGGGGCACGTTTTCGACTCAGTTGGCTATGACGCCCACCGACACCCTGGCCGATCTGCTCGATCGTGAGCCGACGCGAATTACCGAACAGGATGTGAGCAGCCGGCTCGCGCAACATCCGAGTGGATTGCAGGTCCTGTTCGGTGCTCAGCGGGCGACAGACTATCGTGAGATCAAGCCGGAGACCGCCGAAACCATTATGAAAGCTCTGGCCATGCTCGCTGATCACCTCATTGCCGATGTCCGATGTTACCCCTCATCGGCCAGTCGCGCCATCATACGCTCGTGCGACTCTCTTGTTCTTGTGATGGAGCCGGATCCGACCTGCCTGAAAGCTGCCCAGGCCATGAGTGATCTTCTCAGCACCTGGGGCGTGCGGCCGGATACGCTCGGCATTGTCATCGTCAATCGCGCGGGCCTCTTCGTCCCCACTCTCCTCAACGACATCGTGCCCGAAATTCGCGCGCGCCTGGGCCTGGCTGTCCTCGGAATCATTCCTCCAGCACTCGATCTCTGCCTTTCTGCACTGAAAGTTGATCCACGCGCCGCAGCCACGTACGCGGAACCGGCCTTCGCGACCACCCTAAGCGAATTGGCCGCTCGACTCTCAGGGAATCAAAGACCCACGGCAACACCCGTCCCGGCCGGCGCTAGGTCCTAAAATCCCGGAATCCCCTGATGAGGCCGAGGACAGGCCGAGTCCCCTCTCAGAAGAGACTCGCCTGCCCATTCCCGATGCCAGCAGCCTCCCGCCCGATGCGACGTTCCTTGTGGTGCCTTTATGAGGATGGTCTCTCTTGTCCTAGTACGTTTTTGAGTTCCTCTCGCAGCCGCTCAATCTCCCGAATCTTTTCGTAAATTCGATCGAACAACGATGCCTGCGCCTTGATCCCCTCGCTGATCAGGAAGGCAGCACTTTCGGAGCGACTGCGGAAAATACCGGCTTCCACAAGATCGTCAATGCGCTTGAGGGCATCCTTGTTCACGCGCACCATGATCGGGAACTCGCGGCCTTCGAGGGCCTTCTCAATGGCTTTTGTTATGGATTCCGGAATCTTCTGGGCAAATTCTTTGACAGAGCTAGCCAGCTCTTCAAGCGGGTCGGCCCGCTTCTCGGATGGCTCAACCTTCTTCTCGATCTTTGCCGCTTCAGACTTACTTTCAATTGTGATTTCAGATTCTTCGTTTGCCATAAGCAAGTACCTCCGAAATGTGTAATTGCGTTGCAGGGTATAGTCTAATATGGCGATTGAGAGAGTCAAGGTGGATTCGCTTTGCTTTTAATCCGGCGAAGGGATAAGATTGGCCTGTCATGCTATGCTGTGGAGCGTCAATCTCATGGTTGCAGGTGCTCTGGATGCTGAGCTACGAACACAGAGTACTGGTGTCGCAGCTTTTGACGCGCAGGCGGTGACGCTCTCACAAAGTGCGACATTTAAATTTGAGGGGGTGGACTTATGAATACGCAAATTCGTGACGTTGTCATTGTCAGTGCGGCGCGGACACCGGTTGGGTCGTTTCTCGGCTCGCTGAGCGGGCTGAGTGCGCCTCAGCTTGGTGCTGCTGCCATCAGCGAAGCGGTTAAGCGAGCGGGACTTTCACCCGCCGATGTCAACGAGGTCATCATGGGTCATGTTCTGTCGGCGGGAGTCGGGCAAGCACCGGCACGGCAGGCGGCGATCTTTGCCGGATTACCCACATCGGTCGAGTGCCTGACGATCAACAAGGTGTGCGGCTCAGGTCTCAAAGCCGTGATGCTGGCGGCTCAAGCCATCGCCCTTGGCGATGCCGACATCATTGTCGCCGGGGGCATGGAGAGCATGAGTCAAGCGCCTTATCTGCTCGACCGAGCGCGAATGGGCTATCGGCTCGGTCACGGACAGATCCTCGACAGCATGATCAAAGATGGGTTGTGGGATGTCTATAACGATTTCCACATGGGGAATGCGGGCGAGCTGTGCGCGCGGAACCTGAAGATTTCCCGGGAGGAACAGGACGAGTACGCTGCTGAGAGCTA includes these proteins:
- a CDS encoding S41 family peptidase — translated: MRRRATRTACVLILFLIGTLPLSSRGSSTDEQTVLKDFAEALAIVDEHYVDKIEYDSLVKSAIQGMLHTLDPHSNFFDKREYARFRIEQTSQYYGIGATIGPRNGKVYILAPFENTPAHRAGLCYGDQIVAINGESTEGWPSSQVSERLRGPRGTTVEVQILRAGETRPRTIRLVRDAVPLPTIENAYPIRPGVGYISLLRGFNTTTDDELQQALTMLESKGVTQLILDLRRNPGGFLEQAIRVADRFLYAGQLIVTQKSRLGRRNAERPYYAQNTNPNLMPLVILVNQATASASEIVTAAIQEHDRGLVVGEPTFGKALVQTILPLPFGTGLTLSTAKYLTPSGRFIQRSYSNESYYSYYALHRGNDASSQPRMPTGPAYRTDAGREVYGGGGVTPDIIVPSTVLTREQSEMIGAIFAFTRELVSGTLRGFERYRVQGITFNHVLGPEEYRVTDDVLAAFKQYVLEHKEEFRLPARVIDQNREFLRTYIRYEIVTAAYGLATAAQVLNETDLQVLKALEALPKAAEMAASYKQRIGKKAEQKSAASRRVIVPIVVQGNYPFWSVGRDIPA
- a CDS encoding ATP-binding protein; the protein is MRSHQCGEAMAAGSIGREPVTVLVVEDSPADARQITALLGEIAALVVQSADRLASALERLSAGGIDLVILDLSLPDSQGLETFFSVRAQAPTVPVIILADFETEVLAVEALRKGAQGYLLKAHLTRTIVERAVRYALENPPTVVDQSRPTAALKAAESRYHSVLQHSPYGFLILDSRGAVRYVNPVARELLRDSLRAFVEKMTSFPLAEGRWESFPVTDVEGTIVHLSARVFRTAWERESAFLILIHETFHGGPVIAPSPSADESAAIAEPAPLENSGRAEEFQEPPKAAAAAAGVAIEKEPEKQQQRELSPELSPAHTSRHVVLIVESDHQLADRLRTLVQAIGGETLDILHETHLGPSLTRVTSGPVDVALLDLVLPDSQGLATFLRWRALAAHIPTIVLVTHENELLGVQTVEEGAHDYQVVEYLDGVQLARVLAQALGQSEAAEWQQRARAWMEAETRPVPVTSPPPVISHVGETAPVEESAAEPERTVQVAADQRPSSVPAGREPLQPVGSAEGGDLQMLQQQLDAMKARAATLEQVLAGLMIMMTQAVGARATPSEEKPTALSPTAEEIGIPAAESPWRLDDEFLVNISHELRAALSLIRGFVDLISRGKVKNQAVQLEFLSSVATQVDRLTSLVDHLLDLSHIEAGRLVLEWQDVDLHAVVTETIQSLLTQAQQKEISLTHDVPEGAFIVRGDRRRLHQVLGHIVGNAIKFSDPGRPVYITAEQNDDWVTVKVADQGPGIAPDVLPRVFDKFYRASVPGRSEESGNGLGLYLARRLVEAHGGKIAVETELGKGSVFSVALPLPSGQQRPSVAHDDERARPAPIHEGPDTSRPSMEPEQTTLSEAGEVIPVGVSGSHNHAISSAEEPSQDPTTTLPQANPRTNDDSRLSVDSWTIVWLTAGGCDGCTLALLGASEPSLEDLLLGAVPNLPAVHLIHPALVVPSEDALDTGENYAALLKEVAGGVRPFILIVEGSVFDEARANGGYFSRLGEMERATISDWIEQLAPRAHAVVAVGSCASWGGVFGANGSPTGAIGLEALLGRDFVSRSGLPIINIPGCAPSGETVIETLICLLLHLAGLVPLELDDEHRPRWLYHQVASVTAPRLAWNSEEIGDGSSRPDITVGCPVPHQGWMRGLGGCASVGGACIGCTARHFADHFLPLVRFAQRAHSSVAS
- a CDS encoding choice-of-anchor tandem repeat NxxGxxAF-containing protein — its product is MMMKGSFGRIVGATLMVLSMGLTAAPSGAGSQHPMEVPPDESEIGDLDTNDNGAIVFIAPEGIYRHPGSGKPRLIIRVGDKIGARRGTFKRFHRVVLSNGGRLVFTADIEDGDGESGLFTFREGEGVRPLVLQGFFLAEINGRIAGFGKIGFVSPFAVFHATVEGSERGRSGLFYVHVGTGVVRVLVFEGQNVGGGEGVFASFGDFVVNSFSPLSVVVTFQAGIRDGRHQQGIFAMSLLPVLSEFARIIILDGQDAPGRRTGRFTEFVSLARSPNELVFAAKLDGGDVGWGIFQMLFPGLLPGVDIKALAGGSAPLGGEFSEFGELSINNNELLVFRARLTGGDSPEGLYSVTLGPVLTIILPVARVGQTVPGTRGGRIASIGDFVLNNDTQTIFQARLVGSDQIREGIFLGQAKRLFTIGISR